Proteins from a single region of Triticum urartu cultivar G1812 unplaced genomic scaffold, Tu2.1 TuUngrouped_contig_6054, whole genome shotgun sequence:
- the LOC125530079 gene encoding CST complex subunit STN1-like, with protein MDSLHLVHVKLLAADLLSLTPRHTPPPSFLRCGRTVARAEVVGIVVSRDRREKFLRFLVDDGTGCVPCVLWLNHQYLNANTSSDSDPTGEMALKMSEVVRLGTLLRVRGRIVMYRGAIQIAARDVVLEEDPNVEVLHWLQCVHMAKECYDLPLPSA; from the coding sequence ATGGACTCCCTTCATCTTGTGCACGTCAAACTTCTGGCTGCCGACCTTCTCTCTCTGACTCCCCGACATACACCGCCGCCTTCCTTTCTTCGCTGTGGCCGTACAGTTGCCCGTGCTGAGGTTGTCGGGATTGTTGTTTCACGTGACCGCAGGGAGAAGTTTCTGCGCTTCCTGGTTGATGATGGCACTGGCTGTGTACCATGTGTCCTGTGGCTGAACCACCAGTACCTGAATGCAAACACTTCATCAGATTCTGATCCAACTGGAGAGATGGCATTGAAAATGTCGGAGGTGGTACGCTTGGGCACTTTGTTGAGGGTTCGTGGGAGGATTGTCATGTACCGTGGTGCAATTCAGATTGCTGCTAGAGACGTGGTTCTAGAGGAGGACCCTAATGTGGAGGTTCTACATTGGTTACAGTGCGTTCACATGGCCAAGGAATGTTATGATTTGCCACTACCTTCTGCTTGA